Genomic segment of Pochonia chlamydosporia 170 chromosome 1, whole genome shotgun sequence:
tttcaatttctttcttgttttaGTCCTCTCGATATCCCATTTGTAATTATTTAGAGTTTGGAAAAATGAGGAGTCGGGGAGTTGATACGTGGTGTTGCTCCTACGTGGTCAGTATTGGAAATGGGGGTTTTCTGGACGctgtggatgatgatgcgaATGCGAATATCGGGGTATAACTAAGTCACTGTTCTGCATGCCTAGACAATACCTTTAAGTGAGTGATGAAGTTTGTGAATCGGGTTGACGGTTCTTATCAAGACTGTTATGACAAAGGACCGCTCTATCTGTAGAACTTCTTTGTGCGTTAGGAAGTTTACAAGAATCGCGTACAAGTTTCACATAAAACTTGATGTTAAGCAACACACTCGTGAAAGAGGTAACAAGTCGATAAGGCAAAGTAGCGTTGAGTCGGGCAAAGTCCAATTGACTCCTAACTGACAAACTTAGTCGTAGTCAACTTGAAGCCATCGCATAGCCTTGCGTCGGCATTCTATTTTGGGGTCGCATCACAATTAGCCAACATGATTAGCTTCATGTGTGATTGATAGTAAACATACTACAGTCAAGTGCTAGCTACTTAGTGTCGATGTAAGCTTGGGTTGGGTAGCATTGAAGCCTTTCAGCCGCAACGTTGTGGCCTAGCCTAGTGAAACCGGACAAATCTAGTCTCTCGAACAACTATATTATGCTCGAGTTGGCCATCTTCAGCATTTGTTGCTCTTTTCAGGTTTCTCGTCTTTTTCAAACATTTCAATTGCTGTTCGTTGATTCACAGTACAAATATCCACAAGTTCTACGTACTGCATTGTTCTGAACCAGTTTGCAACAATGGCCGTTCAAACTAAGCCCGCAGCAGAGAAACCGCACGAGGTGTTCGATCTAGACGCAGGCTGGAAGCTTCTACAGGAATACAGCAGAATACCAGTTCAAGATATGTACAATCACGCCGAGAATATTGTAAGTGactcctctccatcaccaacacccgAAGCTAATATGATGTTAGATGGAAAAGGCACTGCAAGTTGTAAGCACAAAGTCCATTTCATTCCATCAATAACGTACTAACACACCCAGGCACCATATCCATGCATCAGACGCTTCCGATTCCTTGACCTCGTCATGGTCACTACAGATGTATAccccctcatcatcaagcgCCTGAAGCAAGGCGAAACGTTCCTAGATCTAGCatgctgccttggccaagaaatCCGCCAACTCGTCCATGACGGTGCACCGTCTGAAAATACCTACGGCTCAGACCTCTACGATGGCTTCTTCCCACTCAGCTATGAGCTCTTCCAGGATAAGAGTAGCCTGAAAACAACGTTTGTAGCAGCGGACATCTTTGACGATGCTTCGCCACTGATGGGCCTGGCTGGTAAAATGAACATTATTTATGTGGGGGACTTTTTTCACCTGTTCAATCTTGAAGATCAGGAGAAGATTGCAGAGCGGATTGTTCAGTTACTGGTTGCGATGCCTGGGTCGTTGGTTGTAGGACGGCATTCGGGAGATGGGATTGCAGGTGAGTATTCACGGGTTAGGGATGGGAGTGGGCGAAAGCACTTTCAGCATAATCCACACAGTTGGAAAGAGTTGTGGGATCGAGTTGGTGAAAGGACGGGGAGTTCGTGGCTTGTGAATGTTGAGTTGGTGACCGAGTTCAAGTTTCGTTCGGTGGATGAGGAAGTGTCGAACGAGTTTCAGAGGCTGCAAGGTGCAAAGGGGTTGATGTACACTATTGAGAGGAGGTGATTTGGTTCAACTACTTGTGAATAAtttgaagaaagaaagactCTATTGACGGCTATAAAACGGTAGTCTAAAACGTGTGTTGCTGTTTTGAGATGTGACGAAATCATCGGTTTCCACAACAGCCAGCACGTTGTGCTTGTGGTAAGTGTCAGAGATAATGGCGTTATGGCATGCTTCTCCGAGTACTCACAGACCCCTTAGATTGATCTCTACCTCTTGGACTCCTATCATCCTTGCGATGACCCCGATTCTGCACGTTCTCATGGTCATTCTCCGTTCGGTGCAGTTCACATTTCCCCATTGGAAGAGGGTGGCTTCGTCGAACCTGTACCTTTTGAATCCGATGTCCTCTGCTCTTCAATAAGCTAGATATACGGGTTTTTCTTGGCCCTGCCGCCTGGATTGCCCTGCCAGTACCACAAAGTACGATCGGCATCTCTTTCGAAAACACAGGACTGCGCATCTCAGTTTTGTCCGAGGCCAGGGTGATACATTTTTCGCACTTATAGGGCTTGATCTCTACAGTACACATACTTGTCTTAGGTAGTATACTCAAGAGCTCGTTTATCGGAATACTGTGAGTTGGCGGCTTTCTGTGAGGGtgaggaagacgatgttAAAGTTAaagttgatggagttggtgtcAGTGGTTTAGTCTGAGGTAGAATATCACCtctctgatgatgagattgcaCTAGGTATTTATACTACTTTGAAGTCGCTACTTCACGGCCGCCTTATTTGGCGTTTCCAACTGTTCATTCTTACAAGGTGTTCCAAAGTGTATGTACAACTTGTCCAAAGAATGCTGCTTCTTTCATCACCTTTTCTCTGTGGAGATAGTTTAACCATATCATCAGTGAACGAACACAAGACAGCAGAGAATCGATTGGTAAACATGATATCCCGAAACATATAGTGCTGTTCAACATAGACTCCATGACCTTTCATCCACCAGCAGTCTGTCATTCAGCCGAGTACACTCAGACCTTGATGCATCTCCCATTGACTCTAGGTCTGAGACGGCCGAAATCAAATGTTGGACGACGCCCAGAAATCTCCCGAGTCCCCTCATTCTCCCCACGACactccttctccttttcctgcATCTCTTCCCCTTCAAGAAACTGGTTCCCTTCGTAAAGCTCATTCTCCCCGTGAAACTCGCTCTTCAGACGCCGGTCTTCCTCCTCACGGCGCTCGTCTTCCCTCGCAACTCGCTCGATGTGCTGCATATCGTTCTCCAGCTTACATTCGGGACACAAATCCGTAAGAAGCGGCAGGAAATTTTCGTAAATTACGGCTGTAGGCGGATGATTGGCCGCTTCCAGTAGATCGCGAATATAGGCGTATGGCTTTTGCCGCGTCTGAATCCCTTCACCCACTACGCAGAGTGCCGGCGGCATGGCTTTCCAGAATTCTTCTCCGCATTTCCCGCAGGCGCAGCGCCTGAGCCATTCGTAACACATGTCGAGTCTGTTGGATTGGGAGGCTCACGGGACGCTGACGGGAAGCGCAAGTGTGTGATTTCAAGCTTGCAAGTTTCCGTAGGGTCAAGTATCGGGCTATGGATGGAAAAGAATGGAGGATTTATATATTCACAAAGGCGTTGCGGACTAGCGGCAGGTTTTATTTCAGCAAGTGTCCATATTTACAAACGTTGAATAATGCTCAGCTTGTTCACGAAGAGATTCTGCTTCTTTCACAATCTCTTCCCTTTTATAAAAGTACCACAAAAGTGTTCTATTCAAAGGTTGCTATTGAGTTCTCAAAATCTACGACCTGCTAACCAAGGCCAGCTATCTCCTATTTCTTCCCGAACCAGTAATATTTTGCCTATGCTGCGAGCATGCCGTACACATCCCGTATACAACACCCTGAGTTGTATCGCCAACCCTGTGATGCAGCTCTTGGAAATTCATAGCTCCACTGGCACGAATCCTGTCAAAAACCGCTCTGCTAGCCTCACACTCAGGAGCATATATTGCCATAATCGCTATGCCCCAGGTACAAAGTTTGAAGCGCTCCAGCTTCTCTTCATTGTGGCCGCAGTAGTTGCATATATATTTTATAAAGACTTCCGTACACATTTTGGTTTGGCTGTGTTTGTACTGTTTTCTTGGAGTTGTGATGGAGGTGGTTCGTGGCTGGgatcaatgaagaagagttgCGGGCGTTGACGAGTCTTGAAGATTTTGTTTGCTTCGGTTGTTTGGTAAAATGGAATTTGGAAACTCTGGACATTATATAGATGTCGTGACCTGTTCGGTGTGATATGTTTGTGTTGGTATACTGGTTCACTGCAACATCAGGTCAATCGGCGCGTGATAGTGAGCCAAGTGAATAAGACCAGCGGCCCGAATCTGTGAACCAGAGTATAATGTTGAACAGGAATATATACACATAACCCTCAACAGACAGCTGCTGAATAGTTAGTTTTTCCTGGGCCGGCCACTGTCCACAAGGGGCGAACTCCTAGGTTGGCAACCTTTCATGTGTATAGGTTCCGACGTATTCATCTGAATAACTACCCAACGGCCATGTCAAATTTCTGTTCATAAAAGGCACCTTTATTCCGAGCAACAACAGTGAATAAATACCACCTATTTACACCTTGTTTGCTCGTACCATCATCACGAGATCTATTTCGTCTCAAGCGCCCTGAATGTCCAACAAATGTCCAACAAACATAAACGCTTGAATCAAAGCAACTCCACCCGTCTAAACTATCGCATCAACTTCCGTATGTACGAACTCACTGAATGTATCGCCACAACAAGATGCGAATAGCCCCCCTTTTACAAACGGTTTAATCCTTCAACCTCGTCACGGGATCAATTTCATCTCACCCACCCCGAGACCACAGACAAACACCCGATAGAACCAAAGGTATGGCTTCAGAGATAGTTAATATAAAGAGAACCATAATCCCCAAGATATCTCGTCTCTCGTAGACTACACCCAAGGCATACAGTATCCAGCAAAACTCAAATCTTTTACCCCCCATCCCCTGACCAACGGCCACCATGTGTACCTACACTAAGCACAAGACAGTGTACGACCGCTGTACCTTGCCGAGAAAGCATACCATCGTCAAGGA
This window contains:
- a CDS encoding S-adenosyl-L-methionine-dependent methyltransferase (similar to Glarea lozoyensis ATCC 20868 XP_008084815.1) produces the protein MAVQTKPAAEKPHEVFDLDAGWKLLQEYSRIPVQDMYNHAENIMEKALQVAPYPCIRRFRFLDLVMVTTDVYPLIIKRLKQGETFLDLACCLGQEIRQLVHDGAPSENTYGSDLYDGFFPLSYELFQDKSSLKTTFVAADIFDDASPLMGLAGKMNIIYVGDFFHLFNLEDQEKIAERIVQLLVAMPGSLVVGRHSGDGIAGEYSRVRDGSGRKHFQHNPHSWKELWDRVGERTGSSWLVNVELVTEFKFRSVDEEVSNEFQRLQGAKGLMYTIERR